GATTTTAATATGACATTGTCGATGAAGTTTTGACACAACTTGCACCTGCATTCCATACAAAAGATGCTTATTCTTTAAAAGGACATATTAAAGCGTGACCATGCAAATGTCCAAAAATACATCAACATTAGACTATCAATACAATACGCAAGCAACTTAATCATTGGAAACCCTGTAACAGACAAATGTGTAAAACAATCATAGGATTCAAGACTATCGTAATAATCCAATTGATGAGATAAATTTTGGTCAAAATTTAAGCTACTTAAATTTCATGAACAGCTTATAGATGATTCTGTCAACTCCTGCTACATCACTAACTGCAGTAACTGGGTGCTCCACCATACAACAACTGCAGATGCCATGCCATGATCATTTGTTATGGTGCCTGAAATCTAGTGGTAGCTATAGACTTTTTATCTTTCTGGGATGAACAACAGGAAAAAGTAATTGCTGATGGTTTCGGAAATCATGTTTTATTTTGACATTCCTGTACCAGTATAGCAAGCAAAGGGAAACAAGATGCCAATGCAAAAGTATATATTATTTCCACCTATTTTTATGGAGCTACACAAGACGATTCCAGAAGATACTTAGCAATGCAATGAGACTAACGAAACAAATTCTGATTTCGCCCTTCCCTTCGACCGTATGTTAATTGCAAAGTGCTCTGGGTGTTTCCGTAGCAGCATCAATAGGCCAAACCAAGGTCTACCTTCTGTTTCACTTTCAGGATAGTCTTCAGATGTCAAGTATCTTCTTACTCGGCTGTGATGCCATACATCACCATATATTTCAAACAACTGGATCAGAAGAAAAGTAAAAATATTAGAACATGACAAATTTAAGATTAGGTATCTACTAAAGACGAGCAGTTAATCAGCAGCGAGTTATTGATATAAGATTTGTAAATAGTGATCTTGTATCAGATGAACAAAATACCTGGAAAATGATTAACCATTCAATAATTTGATAGTCATAGACAATAACTCAACCATGGGATATCTTAACCTTGACAAATTTTAGAGACTCACAGGAAATCTTTAGAAACAATAAGGATTTAACTAAATATTTTAAGACAGAAAAACTATCAAAACAGATCAAAAACATTCTTCAATCAAACAATTATACAAGGTGCAGGaattgtcaaaagttttctgTAGCATTACATTTTATATTCCCCTGAACCAACTTTTCTTAGCAGAATTCAATTAGCGAGCACCAATTCATCCATGATGTCTGTTTCAAATTATAACTAATATCATCTATCTTTAGTGACTACCCGAGCAGAACAGGGCCAAAAGAGATATGCAGTAAGAGATATATGAGGAAGCCTGTTAAAAGTTTAATTGCTCCAGTATGAGATATGAAACATGGTCTTCACTCTTCACTGTATCTGAAACCTTCAAAATGGCATACAATTAGATGATATTCTGATGAGAGAGAAAAACAATCAATTTTATGCTCTAGCTGCTCAAAATCTATTTTCATTTGTGGTGACCATTATAAGATTTCCATGTTGATAATCCTGATTTTAGAATTTAGTATCCACTTCTATCTATATCTAAGTCCATATCCTCTAAAAAAATATATGGGCAAACTTGAACAATGAGATCTATTAATTGTGTAACAATATACAAATCACGACCATGTTGCCAATATCATATATGCGTCAACACAAAAATGTACTTAATTCACTTATGTTTTTTGGCGAGTTTTGCAACGTTCTGGATGTACAAAACCTAGTTTAGCCTtctacaagtaatataaagtttaCATACGACTAATTTTTCTATCATAATAATTCAAAGTAAGGTGGGCAACGATAGGTTTAGGATGAGGATGGAGGATAACAAAGGTGTGCCGAGTGATCCTTCTAAAAACACATATTAACTAAGTACAGATGAACCCAAGATAGGTGGATAGACTATAATTTGCCCgatcaatatcatcatcatcatcatcaatattgCAAACATATGTTTAGGCGGTTAACCTACACCTGAACCAAACCCAAGTGGGTTGAGTatgggtttgcattttcttaaccCAATCAAATCTGCCCTATCTCTCCATCTGAACCTGAAGCTGACCCCATCTAGCAACCCCAAGAATCCACTGTAACTCCTACTATTTGATTCCCTCGTCAAAATTACAACTTACTAACCAGAAAATTGAATGGAATGGCCTATCAAGTTGATGTTACCGGTACTAATTTCCTTACTTTCACATGCAAGAATTTTTCATCTTTGCAACTCAAAGCATCAAGTTATCACAAAGATACCCATTTAAACTCCTTAATAATCTCCAAAGTGCGATAAAAATTTTTGAAACCTTATAACTCTACTGTCTTCTTGGGTGTAGATCTAATGTAGGCTTTCTTCTCAAGTTTCATTATGAATAAGTAAAATCAACCATCAAAATGTCTAGTTTACcaaagataaaaatgtgcatgagACTGGCGCCGCTTACATGAATATAATAGCAATGATAAAGAATCCAAGAAAAGATGATGACTTTCTTTTTTGGTTGCTGCATCCTTATACATTTCTATATTAGTCACTAATTCCAATTAGATATGTTCATGTAGTAGTAAGCAATAGCATGGTCCTGCACTAGGAAATCACAACAAATCAGCCAACCACTTCTTGTGCCTATGATTAGCCTTTTTTTTCCCCACAGAAATGCAAATATAAAAAAAGCCTACTGTAATACACAGAGTAACTCAAAGAAGCACAATCATTTGCCAGATCAGTTATCAACTAACCTTTGCATGAAGTTTTTCCATAGGCAACCATTCTCCTGGGCCACAAAGATTAGATAGCAAAGTCGTCACAGATGAGATGACATCTTTCTCTTCCAATTGCAGGAGTTGTTGATTGTCCACTTCTCTGTCAGCCCTTGACCTTGTCTCGGGCTTCTTCACTGTCAGGTATATTGCCAAATTCTTAGTGGAACTTTCAATACGACAGTGAAATTTGATTAAAGGTTTAAATAGAGTGGGATGCTTGATAATCTCCTTCGTATCATTCAAGTACTTATATGCTTAACGGAATCAAGGTAATATGAGTATGATTATACGGCATCTTGAACAGCTATACAGCTTTATAATGACAAAATATACCTTGCTTAAAATCTAGCTCGATGTGGATACGGGGGATATGAGAACCTGAACTGGTATCGAGACCCATCAGCCAAATATTCTGTGAAAATGGAAGCTTATCTACCAAAACAAATTTGGAAGTACATCTTTTCTGAAAAAGGAAGGGTGACCGAATAGCTATGGCTCAATGAacataattttcttgtttttaattttaattttttagtttttcttttctattaattTGAGGTTCTATAAAATAGAGGGAAAGGGTTGTACTCTTAAATATGGTTAACTGTATACAATTTAACTTTTCCTGTAATATATGAGTCATGAGTGTTTCAAGGCTACATTTATAGAAATGACTCCTAGAAAATAAGTGCATTAATAAATCAGCAATGTCAAATATTCCAATTTTACCAAATTTCATTTCCGAATTATAACTTTTTTGATCGGTCCTAAGACTTTTCTTGTCATTGGTTCTAGATTGGTTATCTATCCATTGACAATCCAAGAACAGAACACAGAAATATAGTGCAACAATGGCAAGTATTGATGTTATTTACTAAGAAGCAATGAAAAAGAAGAGGGTTTTGATACTGACCCGAGTGTCGCAGTGGTGCAGCCTCCTCGGCCCTACCAAATTCCTCCACATTCTCCTCACCAAGATCCCTCCTCCGCCTCTTCCCTGAACTACCAACTACTGCACGCCTAGCCtcatcttcccctgcttcctcctcatattcctcctcttcctcggcaTCACCACCATGCACCTCATTCCCGTAGTCGCGCGGCCTGGCACGGCCAGCGGACGGCGCGAGAGCGGCAGGGGGCTGGCAGCGGGGGACGGGACCAGCGGCAAAGACGGAGCGGGAAGGGAGGAGGAAGTAGAACCGCTTTTCCCCCATCTGGAGGAGGTCCTGCGAGTCGAGCTCGACGGGTGGGGCGCCGGGAGCGTGGGGTACGCCCTCGACAAAACAGCCGTTCTTGCCGAGGACCTCGAGGGCGAAGCGGCGACGAGGGAAGTCGTAGAAGATGCGGGCGTGGCGGCGCGATATGCTCATGCCGCCGCCGATGGAGGCGAGGTCGACGTCCACCTCCGACGTCTTGCTGTTGCGGCCCAGCACGATCGAGTACGTCTGCATGTAGTACTCGAAGTCGTCGCCCTGGAGTTTGGCGAACCCAACCACAGCTTCCTCGGGGGCAGCTATTTCGTCTCCGCCGCGGCCCCCGGCAGCGTTGCTTCGGCCCTTAGCCATCGCTTCGGTAATCGAGCGCTGGAACGAGCCGGCTATCTCTTTTGGGGTGAGAAGAAAGAGTATCTCCCCGTCGTGGTGGACTCCTCCCTCCGTCGTTCTTTTAGGTTTAGCCCAAGTCGAAGGACTTTGACCTAAACATTGGGGTCCGAAACAAACTCAATGTTGACCAATTTGCTTATCCAAAGTaactttttttttggtatttaTATTTAAGCGAATTCGCCCAGAAAGAAACTtccaattttaattattttttttccccATAACGTGGCGAAAATTTTCGACAGAACACTTATTGTTTTTCCAGAAATGATTGGTTTATCCCCCCGTCGATCACTGCCCTTCATCGTAAATAGATGgaatatttaataaattaatcGTTAATTAGACATAAAATGTCATCATTATTCTAATGTCTGGTTAGAAACATTGACCAGAATGCATCCACCAATAATATCATGATACAATTATAAGCATAATTCAAAGGGGAAGAAAAATCATATACTAACTAGTTTTTGCCATCGACATCGATTGTGAGGTGATGAACAATGGCCACATAGCACAAGAGAGCAGCATCACAATCTCCGCTGTGGGATAAGGATAGGGTTGGGGATCTCACCCATCCAATGAGAGACCAGTGTTCCGACACCTCACTTCAAACTAGATTCTACTTCTTCCTCACGTTGCATCCTTTTCCGTTTCCGATATAGACTCTCCCGAGTCCTTCGTCTGCTCCATTCTCCTCCCCGCGTGCTCGAGTGAGAACTGCAGCAGGAACGACAATGGCACTGGCTTCTGCCCCTCCCATGGCCAGCCAGTTGAAGAGCAGCCTTCTCTTTTCCTGCAGGAGCAGTAGGCGTCTTGTCATCCCCAGAGGCCTGTCGGCCACACCACTCAGAGACCTGCACTCCAGGAAGAAGCTTTGTCTCACGGTTAGAGCCATCCAAGCAGAGAAGGCAAGAAACAAGTCTTCTACATATGTCGATCTTTTGCTTAGGAATGATTCCCACCTTCATCACTTCTCTTATCTGAATTGCCACAGCCAACTTACCAAGTGATCCAGCCGATCAACGGCGACCCCTTCATCGGAAGCCTGGAGACGCCGGTGACATCCAGTCCGCTGATCGCCTGGTACTTGTCCAACCTCCCTGCCTACCGGACCGCCGTGAGCCCGCTCCTTCGCGGCGTCGAGGTGGGCCTCGCCCACGGCTACCTCCTCGTGGGGCCCTTCGTTAAGGCCGGGCCCCTCCGCAACACCGAGATCGCCGGAGCTGCGGGATCGCTGGCCGCCGCCGGCCTCGTCGTGATCCTCAGCATCTGCCTGACCATGTACGGGGTTGCGTCGTTCAAGGAAGGCGAGCCGTCGACGGCGCCGACGCTGACGCTGACCGGCAGGAAGAAGGAGGCGGACAAGCTACAGACGGCCGAGGGGTGGGCACAATTCACGGGCGGGTTCTTCTTCGGAGGGATCTCCGGCGTCGTCTGGGCTTACTTTCTTCTTTATGTACTCGACCTCCCCTACTACATCAAGTAGATTAGCCGCTGCGTGTGTCTCAAGCCTGTGCTTTAAAGTGTTCGCTCGGAGAACTCCTTCCAGGAATTGTATATTTGAAGAAGATTGAATTATGAAGAGACACATGACCTGCTTTTCTTTGCCCTCTAAGGGCGTACGAACGATGATGCCTCATAAACCAAGGTGAAGTATGCCATTGCAGTTATCATGCATGCTACCATCGTCCATAGGGGAAGCCTCACGAGTCTGGCATGATTAGGAGGAGATTGAGAGACGAACTATCTGGTAGGCACTTGATATCGTTATATTTTTCAGTGAAATGGATCTCAAAAGTATTTTCAAATGTTTCATCTTCATTAAGAAAGCTGACCTTTTCCTTCATTGGGCATTTAGCTCGGCTATAGATCCTCAGTTGTGTTAATCAAGAAGCAGCATTTTCACTGTAAACAAAAAAACTAGGATCTACTCCTTTCTCCCAGAGACGCATATGAACTTTATAAGAAATTGCCAACCCCATCAATGAACCGAACCGCCCAGTTAGTGATGCCATTTGGAATTCCCAATTTATCACAGATAACAATAATCAGGAGAAAAGCAAACTTGTTCAAGAACAATACCATCTTTGTCTTAATCAAAAGGACTCTATTGTTTCACTCAAATGCCCAAGTACACAAAATTAGACCCAGCAAAAGGCAAGTTAACGCATTCCATTCAGGAGCAACACAATTGCCACCCACAAATTAATCAATAAAATTGACAGAAACAAAGAATCGATGACATGCCATGCACAAAAAATGATTTAGAATTGGACCCATGAGGTCAGCCTTTGGTGATCAGGATCTTGGTGATGCCTCAGCACATTCGCTGACTgctaatcttatttaaaagaaGGCCACCTGCTCAGCCTTTGGTTCTTAGGATTGTAATGCTTCCTTTTCCCCCTTGGGTGAGAATCTTAGTTTTCACAACCACAGGCTTCCCAGAAAAAGCAGAGGTTGGATAAATAATGGAAGGGTTATTGTCCTTCTTGTCGAATGATCTTGATGGTGGCGGAGCATGAATCCGCTGATTTATGTCTTTCAAGGTCAAGTGCCCTTGGACTTCAGATGGTTTCACCAGGCTAAAAGGATAAGCAACAGAGGTAGTTAACTTTGTGGGAGAATTGATATGAGATCTTCTACCTGAAAGAAGAGTGAGAAAATTACTAGACAGTGAGGAGAATTAAGCATTGAAAGACAAAACCCCTAAATATTTAAAACAAACTAACTCGGTTGAGTGAGACCACAAAGATACCCGTAAAAATCTTAACAGTAGAAGCCTTGGGGGTTTTGGGGATGACAATAGTCCTTGTATCAGGTTCTACATTGCAGAAATCTGTGAAGAACAAAGGAGATGTTGAAAATATTGCCAAATAATAGTGTCTCACTGTGTGAACAAATTGAAATTCTGAAAATGGTGTCCATGATTGGCTTTCGCCTACAAACAAAATGGAGAGTTCTCCACTAACCTGCAACATCAACTTGATCATTGGGCTCGATATGTTCATTGTTACTGGAAGACCTACCGTGAAAAAATCAACCTCAGGTTATGGACAAAAAGGACAAAGCAGTAGAAGTAAGCGTAGAAGGAACTGACATTTCATTAGAGCTGCAATACATATCACTGTCATTAAAATAGTTCTCTAGCCACTCATCTGATGATTGGTCCAAGACTTCCTTGCTAAACAGAAAACTATCATCTGATATGGATTTCATAATCAGAATAGCTAAAATACATCTGCATCAGTtaagatgaaggaaaaaaaaaaaaaaacatgtcagGCCGAGATGAAAAACCTGAACTCCAGATGGGATTCCACTGTAAATTTTCTGGCCATCCATCTACTACCATGGAGTCACCCTGAATGTTAAGTGCAAGCAAGTTATGATTTAGTTTAATTAGGACCAATTAGGAGAGTTATTCTACTTCATACTATTACATTAAAGACCTTGGAACGTACTGGTGCAGAAGATGGCTGTCCATTGTCAGCTGTGGCACCGTCAGCAACAGAAGGAAATCGTAGAACCCGACGCCTTTTTACTTGTGATGCCTCTTTATGTTCTTCGAGACCTCTCTTAGTCTTACCTGCTACTGTCTCTCTCTTGTCAATGTAGCTCTTAGAACCATCTAATCTAGAATGAAGTGGAAGATGACAGACATACCTGCATCAATGACATCCAAGCCACAATCTCTAATTGGAGTTTGATTCACCAGGACATTCAGCAGACACTCATTTTTCCGGTTATCGTCATCCCACGGGCAATGAGACAAACCTATGATTGTGGATACCAGATATGGTCAATAAGTACAAGTAACAAATTTTCCACATAAGATGGTTTTATAACAACAAAGACAAACAACACACCAAGCCGGGAATCTCTGGCCAGGCAACAATCTTCGTCTTGCCAGTCCCACATACCACTGCCACACATTCCACATGACATTAGCAGAAAACAAGCATCGATTGGTCCGTGGAATTTCAATTCCAGAGCAAAGTAAGGATTTTACATCTGAAGCGGATAGATGAGTTTGGTTGATAATTACAATTTACCTTCGAAGCTCAGAAGCAATCCAGTAAACCACCGATAATAAATTCTAGCGATGCTGATCCTAATTTCTTAACAAGACTATGCGACTTGTACGGGCAAATAATCAAACAGTATACTGATCGAAGCAAGAACACCGATGAATTATGGTAGCATTCCCAATTCAAGATCAATGCATTCTTACTACGGTGAGACAGGCATCGGGCAATAGGAACTACTGATGCGAA
The window above is part of the Musa acuminata AAA Group cultivar baxijiao chromosome BXJ2-6, Cavendish_Baxijiao_AAA, whole genome shotgun sequence genome. Proteins encoded here:
- the LOC135615181 gene encoding FHA domain-containing protein FHA2-like; the protein is MAKGRSNAAGGRGGDEIAAPEEAVVGFAKLQGDDFEYYMQTYSIVLGRNSKTSEVDVDLASIGGGMSISRRHARIFYDFPRRRFALEVLGKNGCFVEGVPHAPGAPPVELDSQDLLQMGEKRFYFLLPSRSVFAAGPVPRCQPPAALAPSAGRARPRDYGNEVHGGDAEEEEEYEEEAGEDEARRAVVGSSGKRRRRDLGEENVEEFGRAEEAAPLRHSVKKPETRSRADREVDNQQLLQLEEKDVISSVTTLLSNLCGPGEWLPMEKLHAKLFEIYGDVWHHSRVRRYLTSEDYPESETEGRPWFGLLMLLRKHPEHFAINIRSKGRAKSEFVSLVSLHC
- the LOC135615182 gene encoding protein XRI1-like isoform X6, translated to MDFHGSSGSSINNIGMWDWQDEDCCLARDSRLGLSHCPWDDDNRKNECLLNVLVNQTPIRDCGLDVIDAAGKTKRGLEEHKEASQVKRRRVLRFPSVADGATADNGQPSSAPGDSMVVDGWPENLQWNPIWSSDDSFLFSKEVLDQSSDEWLENYFNDSDMYCSSNEMSSSNNEHIEPNDQVDVADFCNVEPDTRTIVIPKTPKASTVKIFTGRRSHINSPTKLTTSVAYPFSLVKPSEVQGHLTLKDINQRIHAPPPSRSFDKKDNNPSIIYPTSAFSGKPVVVKTKILTQGGKGSITILRTKG
- the LOC135615182 gene encoding protein XRI1-like isoform X1, which gives rise to MDFHGSSGSSINNIGMWDWQDEDCCLARDSRLGLSHCPWDDDNRKNECLLNVLVNQTPIRDCGLDVIDAVAGKTKRGLEEHKEASQVKRRRVLRFPSVADGATADNGQPSSAPVRSKGDSMVVDGWPENLQWNPIWSSDDSFLFSKEVLDQSSDEWLENYFNDSDMYCSSNEMSSSNNEHIEPNDQVDVADFCNVEPDTRTIVIPKTPKASTVKIFTGRRSHINSPTKLTTSVAYPFSLVKPSEVQGHLTLKDINQRIHAPPPSRSFDKKDNNPSIIYPTSAFSGKPVVVKTKILTQGGKGSITILRTKG
- the LOC135615182 gene encoding protein XRI1-like isoform X7; amino-acid sequence: MDFHGSSGSSINNIGMWDWQDEDCCLARDSRLGLSHCPWDDDNRKNECLLNVLVNQTPIRDCGLDVIDAGKTKRGLEEHKEASQVKRRRVLRFPSVADGATADNGQPSSAPGDSMVVDGWPENLQWNPIWSSDDSFLFSKEVLDQSSDEWLENYFNDSDMYCSSNEMSSSNNEHIEPNDQVDVADFCNVEPDTRTIVIPKTPKASTVKIFTGRRSHINSPTKLTTSVAYPFSLVKPSEVQGHLTLKDINQRIHAPPPSRSFDKKDNNPSIIYPTSAFSGKPVVVKTKILTQGGKGSITILRTKG
- the LOC135615182 gene encoding protein XRI1-like isoform X3 is translated as MDFHGSSGSSINNIGMWDWQDEDCCLARDSRLGLSHCPWDDDNRKNECLLNVLVNQTPIRDCGLDVIDAGKTKRGLEEHKEASQVKRRRVLRFPSVADGATADNGQPSSAPVRSKGDSMVVDGWPENLQWNPIWSSDDSFLFSKEVLDQSSDEWLENYFNDSDMYCSSNEMSSSNNEHIEPNDQVDVADFCNVEPDTRTIVIPKTPKASTVKIFTGRRSHINSPTKLTTSVAYPFSLVKPSEVQGHLTLKDINQRIHAPPPSRSFDKKDNNPSIIYPTSAFSGKPVVVKTKILTQGGKGSITILRTKG
- the LOC103988657 gene encoding photosystem I reaction center subunit XI, chloroplastic-like; protein product: MALASAPPMASQLKSSLLFSCRSSRRLVIPRGLSATPLRDLHSRKKLCLTVRAIQAEKPTYQVIQPINGDPFIGSLETPVTSSPLIAWYLSNLPAYRTAVSPLLRGVEVGLAHGYLLVGPFVKAGPLRNTEIAGAAGSLAAAGLVVILSICLTMYGVASFKEGEPSTAPTLTLTGRKKEADKLQTAEGWAQFTGGFFFGGISGVVWAYFLLYVLDLPYYIK
- the LOC135615182 gene encoding protein XRI1-like isoform X4 gives rise to the protein MDFHGSSGSSINNIGMWDWQDEDCCLARDSRLGLSHCPWDDDNRKNECLLNVLVNQTPIRDCGLDVIDAVAGKTKRGLEEHKEASQVKRRRVLRFPSVADGATADNGQPSSAPVRSKGDSMVVDGWPENLQWNPIWSSDDSFLFSKEVLDQSSDEWLENYFNDSDMYCSSNEINNEHIEPNDQVDVADFCNVEPDTRTIVIPKTPKASTVKIFTGRRSHINSPTKLTTSVAYPFSLVKPSEVQGHLTLKDINQRIHAPPPSRSFDKKDNNPSIIYPTSAFSGKPVVVKTKILTQGGKGSITILRTKG
- the LOC135615182 gene encoding protein XRI1-like isoform X5, coding for MDFHGSSGSSINNIGMWDWQDEDCCLARDSRLGLSHCPWDDDNRKNECLLNVLVNQTPIRDCGLDVIDAVAGKTKRGLEEHKEASQVKRRRVLRFPSVADGATADNGQPSSAPGDSMVVDGWPENLQWNPIWSSDDSFLFSKEVLDQSSDEWLENYFNDSDMYCSSNEMSSSNNEHIEPNDQVDVADFCNVEPDTRTIVIPKTPKASTVKIFTGRRSHINSPTKLTTSVAYPFSLVKPSEVQGHLTLKDINQRIHAPPPSRSFDKKDNNPSIIYPTSAFSGKPVVVKTKILTQGGKGSITILRTKG
- the LOC135615182 gene encoding protein XRI1-like isoform X2, with protein sequence MDFHGSSGSSINNIGMWDWQDEDCCLARDSRLGLSHCPWDDDNRKNECLLNVLVNQTPIRDCGLDVIDAAGKTKRGLEEHKEASQVKRRRVLRFPSVADGATADNGQPSSAPVRSKGDSMVVDGWPENLQWNPIWSSDDSFLFSKEVLDQSSDEWLENYFNDSDMYCSSNEMSSSNNEHIEPNDQVDVADFCNVEPDTRTIVIPKTPKASTVKIFTGRRSHINSPTKLTTSVAYPFSLVKPSEVQGHLTLKDINQRIHAPPPSRSFDKKDNNPSIIYPTSAFSGKPVVVKTKILTQGGKGSITILRTKG